The Sulfurovum riftiae genome contains the following window.
GGATTGCTCGGGTCAGGACGTACGAAGCTCAGCAGTGCAGCGATGATGACGATCCAGATATAGACGTTGATGACAGTGTGTAGTAGTTGTACGATGGAATAGATAAATGCGTTGATCATGAGGCTACCTCCAGTAGATATGATTTGATATATGGGTAAATGTCGCTGAGTTCAGGTCCGTGTTCGGCACCGGTCAGCAGGACTCTGAGCGGATTGTCGAACTTCTCGCCTTCGAGTCCGCTCTCTTTTTTGATGTATGATTCGAATGCGTCGAATGTATCGATCATCGGTGCTTCGGCAATGATCTTCTCCAAAATGCGCATTTGCTCTCCCCACGCTCCGCTGAAATCCTTCGGGGAGAAGATCGCCTTGATCCTTGTTTCGAGTTCATTGAGTGTGCTGGCCTCTTCCAGGTAGAGTTTGGCAAGCTTGCCTATCTCCTCATCTGCAAATCCGAAGACCATAGAGAGACGTTTGTCATCTATCTTCTCGAGGTGTTTCCGGTTCAGGTAACGCAGTTTGTCGATGTCGAATCTGACTGGAGACTTGGAGATCTTCTCCAGATCGAACCACTCCAGTGCTTCAGGCAGGGTGAAGATCTCTTTAGGTGTGTTGTTGCCAATGAGAATGAGATAATTGGCAATGGCATCAGGGATGAATCCCTGTTCGAAGAGCCACCTGACAGAAAGGGTATCATCTCTCTTACCTTCCTTGCTGAGGATGAAAGGCAGATGTGCATAGGTGGTCTCTTCTTCATAACCGAGCTCTTCTTTGATATGTTTCTGTTTGGGTGTATGGGAGAGATGCTCTTCCCCCCGGATAATGAAGTCCACTCCCGAGAGCATGTCGTCACAGGCACAGGCAAAATTGTAGGTCGGCGTACCGTCTGCGTGCAGAATGACGAAAGAGTCTACTTCGTTGGGCGTGGTGACGATCTCTCCTTGAATGACATCATGGTAGATGATGTTATGGTCCGGTTTTTTGATACGGATGACAAAAGGTGTTTTATCTTCTTTGAGTTTTTTGAGTTCCTCTTTGTCCGCTTCGAAGCATCTGCCACTGTAAGAGTAGGTTGTCTTACTGGCTTTTAACTCTTCTTTGTCCACCTCAAGCTCTTCGGGGATACAGGTACAGACAAAAGCTTTGCCTTCTTCAAGCAGTCTGACGGCAAGGGTCTGGTGAATGTTCAAGTGTTCGCTCTGGTGAAATACAGAGTCATGTTTCAATGCGAACTTTTCAAGGATCTGAAGGATCTCAGTATCTTTTCCTTCGATATTACGCTCTTTGTCACCGTCTTCAATACGTATGATGAACTTTTCATCTCTCTGTTTGGCGACCAGGTAATTGAAAATGGCTACCCGCAGGTCTTCTATGTGCATATCACCTGTAGGCGAGGGTGCAAATCTTAGCATCTATGCCGCTCCAATAATCGTTGAATTTTCAAGTGTAATATTATAGGGTTTTTTGCTTTAGATAACATCTAAAAAGGTGATTTGGATGGTTGCTCCATATCCGAAGATATGGAACAGTGAAAGTGTTTAAAAAAGTATGTTATTTGTCTGCATGTGCATGATGCACTTCAATGAGATCCTCGATGTTGGTATCGAGCACATAGACATTCTCATACCCCATCATTTCAAGGTATCCCATGACACGGTTGGCGAACCATCCTTTGAGACAGGCAATGACGATAGGACCGGTATGATCTGAAGGGATCTCGTCAAGGTACTCGGCGAATTCAGGGTAGGGTGTATAATAGGCATTTGCGATCCCCGCTTCCTGTGCATTCTCACCACTTACTTTTGCCGGTGGACGTACATCGAGTAGGATCGCTCCCGCATCCATCAGCAACTCTCTGGTCTGATGCAGTGTGACCATTCCCAAATTCTCTTTTTGTTTATTGATTTCAAGAATGACATTCAGTTTTTCTTTTGTTTTGTCTGACATTTTCAACTCCTTAATTTTGTTGTAATTATATTATATATAATTTGAGTTAATGAAAATGCAACAAAGGTTGCATTTTGCTATTTGGTATATTTTTTCCTGATTTCTCAATAACAGCTTTTTACAAAAGCATCCAAATTCCGGTCTTTCAGTATCATATCAAAACCATGTGATTTGGCATCACTGCAGTTAACATTGAATACATGTTTTTTGTATTCTATGATATGAACAGGTTTTTCCTGTTCAACAAAGACATCGTAGCCACCACATTCATTATAATTGTAGCAGGATTCGTTGATGGCAAAATCAAATGATGAAACAAGATCGTTAAGCTGGGCAACATCATTTTTGAGGGCAACTAAAAGGCCACGATCATGCGCTTCGCTAGCCAGCATCGTATTGTATGTGATTTGGTCATCATAGGTTAGATCCAGGCCAGTATTGTTTGTAAAAGCATCGACATTGTCCGGATCAACACCGTCACATCCTTTGGCTTTTGCCCTGTCCATTCTGGCAGTCATTATGGGTTGAAGCAGGTCGATCCTCCTGATATCGAGCCATTTTTCATCTGGCCATCCTGACAGGCTGTTTCCCAGCACTTCCGGC
Protein-coding sequences here:
- a CDS encoding rhodanese-like domain-containing protein; amino-acid sequence: MSDKTKEKLNVILEINKQKENLGMVTLHQTRELLMDAGAILLDVRPPAKVSGENAQEAGIANAYYTPYPEFAEYLDEIPSDHTGPIVIACLKGWFANRVMGYLEMMGYENVYVLDTNIEDLIEVHHAHADK
- the gltX gene encoding glutamate--tRNA ligase, with product MLRFAPSPTGDMHIEDLRVAIFNYLVAKQRDEKFIIRIEDGDKERNIEGKDTEILQILEKFALKHDSVFHQSEHLNIHQTLAVRLLEEGKAFVCTCIPEELEVDKEELKASKTTYSYSGRCFEADKEELKKLKEDKTPFVIRIKKPDHNIIYHDVIQGEIVTTPNEVDSFVILHADGTPTYNFACACDDMLSGVDFIIRGEEHLSHTPKQKHIKEELGYEEETTYAHLPFILSKEGKRDDTLSVRWLFEQGFIPDAIANYLILIGNNTPKEIFTLPEALEWFDLEKISKSPVRFDIDKLRYLNRKHLEKIDDKRLSMVFGFADEEIGKLAKLYLEEASTLNELETRIKAIFSPKDFSGAWGEQMRILEKIIAEAPMIDTFDAFESYIKKESGLEGEKFDNPLRVLLTGAEHGPELSDIYPYIKSYLLEVAS